From the Parasteatoda tepidariorum isolate YZ-2023 unplaced genomic scaffold, CAS_Ptep_4.0 HiC_scaffold_1487, whole genome shotgun sequence genome, the window CAAACATGGTTGCATTAAGAGGAAAACCATTAGAAATTAGTTGTATATTTGGAGGAACGtaagtatttaaactattcttagtttgtaataataattattattcatcattaataattatgatttaaaatttcatttatttttgaccTCATTAGTCCATTGCCTGAAATTAAGTGGACAAAGCGAGGCAGTGAATTATACTCATATAAATATGTGTATAAGAACTATGGCAAGACTCTGACTATTCGGAGTATTGACTTCAGTGATGAAGGAACCTACGAATGTTCTGGTAGTAATGGGGTTGGAACACCAATCACTCACGCTGTTTCTGTTACAGTTAATGGTATGTATAAATTTCTAGCCACTTAAACATAGTTTCTTCTAACAATGATAATATTTGATGTGCAAAATTGTTATATCTTTAGCACTTTTCATAACTTATCCAGTAGTTTGTTAGTAGTTTGAGCTAATTGGTTTGATTTTATAACTAACACATCGGCTGATAAGTTCCCGGTCTAATGGAgtaaacacaaatttttcagtaaaattcaaatttattcatcaaCGTAGTCTCCGTTAAGAGATATACAAATATACAATCACTCCATCACCTCTCTAACATTTCTAtacctttcttaaaaaaaagaaccatcTTTGGCCTCAAAATAGGCGTTTGTTTTGGCTATCCCTTCCTCATTCGTGCTGAATCTCTTACCCGTGagcatttttttcaagtctGCAAACAAGTAGAAGTCACTAGGAGCCAAATCTGGTGAATAGGGTGGGtgcaaaaagttctttttatttcgcCGAAACAACGTCAAACAGCTCTTGGAATCAtcaatttgttgttgtttttggtCAACTGTTAGCACACGGGGCACCCACTTCGAAAACAACTTTCTCATAAACAAATGTTCATGCAAAATAAAGCCTACACGCtcttttgatatatttagaGCATCAGCTATGTCATGCAACTTCACTTTGCGGTGTC encodes:
- the LOC139427313 gene encoding protein GVQW3-like; translation: MDKKEFHVLIKHCYLMGKNTVETKAWLDQCYPGSSPGKPTIIDWFAHFKCGRTNVEDAPRSGHPEDVVNPENIIKIHKIVIGHRKVKLHDIADALNISKERVGFILHEHLFMRKLFSKWVPRVLTVDQKQQQIDDSKSCLTLFRRNKKNFLHPPYSPDLAPSDFYLFADLKKMLTGKRFSTNEEGIAKTNAYFEAKDGSFF